One region of Arvicola amphibius chromosome 3, mArvAmp1.2, whole genome shotgun sequence genomic DNA includes:
- the LOC119809014 gene encoding 3-ketoacyl-CoA thiolase B, peroxisomal, producing MHRLQVVLGHLAGRPESSSALQAAPCSAGFPQASASDVVVVHGRRTPIGRSGRGGFKDTTPDELLSAVLTAVLQDVNLRPEQLGDISVGNVLQPGAGAVMARIGQFLSGIPETVPLSTVNRQCSSGLQAVANIAGGIRNGSYDIGMACGVESMSLSERGNPGNISSRLLENEKARDCLIPMGITSENVAERFGISRQKQDAFALASQQKAARAQSRGCFRAEIVPVTTTVLDDKGNKKTITVSQDEGVRPSTTMEGLAKLKPAFKDGGSTTAGNSSQVSDGAAAVLLARRSKAEELGLPILGVLRSYAVVGVPPDIMGIGPAYAIPAALQKAGLTVNDIDVFEINEAFASQALYCVEKLGIPAEKVNPLGGAIALGHPLGCTGARQVVTLLNELKRRGKRAYGVVSMCIGTGMGAAAVFEYPGY from the exons ATGCATCGACTGCAGGTAGTGCTGGGACACCTGGCCGGCAGGCCCGAGTCGAGCTCCGCGCTGCAAGCAGCGCCCTGCTCCGCGGGCTTCCCGCAGGCCTCGGCCTCCgacgtggtggtggtgcacggaCGGCGCACCCCCATCGGCCGTTCTGGCCGCGGCGGCTTCAAG GACACCACCCCTGACGAGCTTCTGTCGGCCGTGTTGACCGCGGTTCTCCAGGATGTGAACCTCAGGCCTGAGCAGCTGGGAGACATCTCCGTGG GCAATGTACTTcagccaggagctggggcagTCATGGCGCGCATTGGCCAATTTCTGAG CGGCATTCCAGAGACTGTCCCATTGTCTACTGTCAACAGACAGTGTTCGTCAGGGCTGCAGGCAGTGGCCAACATCGCTG GTGGCATCAGAAATGGGTCTTATGACATTGGCATGGCCTGTGG GGTGGAGTCCATGTCCCTGTCTGAGAGAGGGAACCCTGGGAACATTTCTTCACGTCTGCTGGAGAACGAGAAGGCCAGAGACTGCCTGATTCCTATGGG GATAACCTCGGAGAACGTGGCTGAGCGGTTTGGCATTTCACGGCAGAAGCAGGATGCCTTTGCTCTGGCCTCCCAGCAGAA GGCCGCGAGAGCCCAGAGCAGGGGCTGTTTCCGAGCTGAGATCGTGCCTGTGACAACCACAGTCCTTGATGACAAGGGCAACAAGAAAACCATCACGGTGTCCCAGGATGAGGGCGTCCGTCCCAGCACCACCATGGAGGGTCTGGCCAAGCTGAAGCCGGCCTTCAAGGATGGGGGCTCTACCACAGCTG GAAACTCCAGTCAGGTGAGTGATGGAGCAGCTGCCGTCCTGCTGGCCCGGAGGTCCAAGGCTGAAGAACTGGGCCTTCCCATCCTTGGGGTCCTGAGGTCCTATGCAGTGGTCGGCGTCCCTCCTGACATCATGGGCATCGGTCCTGCCTATGCCATCCCTGCAGCCTTGCAGAAAGCAG GGCTGACTGTGAATGACATAGACGTCTTTGAGATCAATGAGGCCTTTGCCAGTCAG GCCCTCTACTGTGTGGAGAAGCTGGGAATTCCTGCAGAGAAGGTGAACCCCCTGGGGGGTGCAATAGCCCTGGGCCACCCCCTGGGCTGCACTGGTGCAAGGCAGGTCGTCACGCTGCTCAATGAACTGAAGCGCCGTGGGAAACG GGCTTATGGA
- the Myd88 gene encoding myeloid differentiation primary response protein MyD88, whose protein sequence is MSSGGPRVGSVSRDFSKFSLPLAALNVGVRRRLSLFLNVRMPVAADWTLLAEEMGFEYLEIRQMETRPDPTGSLLDAWQGRSGATVGRLLEMLATLDREDILRELLPHIENDCKKYKTKQQMQESEKPLQVARVESSVPQTKELEGITTLDDPLGQTPELFDAFICYCPNDIEFVQEMIRQLEQTDYRLKLCVSDRDVLPGTCVWSIASELIEKRCRRMVVVVSDDYLQSKECDFQTKFALSLSPGVQQKRLIPIKYKAMKKDFPSILRFITICDYTNPCTKSWFWTRLAKALSLP, encoded by the exons ATGTCTTCGGGAGGCCCGCGCGTGGGATCCGTGTCCCGGGACTTCTCCAAGTTCTCCCTACCGTTGGCCGCGCTCAACGTGGGAGTGCGGCGCCGTCTCTCGCTATTCTTGAATGTCCGGATGCCGGTGGCGGCCGACTGGACCTTGCTGGCGGAGGAGATGGGCTTCGAGTACTTGGAGATCCGACAGATGGAGACGCGCCCTGACCCCACGGGCAGTTTGTTGGATGCCTGGCAGGGGCGCTCTGGTGCGACGGTCGGCAGACTGTTAGAGATGCTGGCCACGCTGGACCGTGAGGATATACTGCGGGAGCTGTTGCCCCACATCG AGAATGACTGCAAGAAATACAAAACGAAGCAGCAGATGCAGGAGTCTGAGAAGCCCTTACAGGTGGCCAGAGTGGAAAGCAGTGTTCCACAAACAAAGGAGCTGGAGGGCATCACCACGCTTGACGACCCGCTGG GACAAACACCAGAGCTTTTCGATGCCTTCATCTGCTACTGCCCCAATGATATTGAGTTTGTGCAGGAGATGATCAGGCAGCTAGAGCAGACAGACTATCGGCTGAAGCTGTGTGTGTCCGACCGTGACGTCCTGCCAGGCACCTGTGTCTGGTCCATTGCCAGTGAGCTCATTGAGAAAAG GTGTCGCCGGATGGTGGTAGTTGTTTCTGATGATTACTTACAGAGCAAGGAGTGTGATTTCCAGACCAAGTTTGCTCTCAGCCTTTCTCCAG GTGTCCAACAGAAGCGGCTGATTCCCATAAAATACAAGGCAATGAAGAAGGACTTCCCCAGTATCCTGCGGTTCATCACTATCTGTGACTATACCAACCCTTGCACCAAGTCCTGGTTCTGGACCCGCCTTGCCAAGGCTTTGTCTCTGCCCTGA